In Gammaproteobacteria bacterium, one genomic interval encodes:
- the gyrB gene encoding DNA topoisomerase (ATP-hydrolyzing) subunit B: MPTGQAQGDASESYGADQIEVLEDRESVRKLPGMYIGDTDDGTGLHHLIYEVVDNSVDEALAGYCSRITVRLLADGGAEISDDGRGIPVDKHAKTGRSAAELIMTTLHAGGKFDESVYKVSGGLHGVGVSVVNFLSANLELVVHRGGRQYRQSYSTGIPDGALEDVGESDRSGTVIRFRPDPQVFASLEFDAGTLTGRLRELAFLNSGITIEFADEREGGEQRTFHAEGGIREFVQWLNQSREPLHAQVFHVKRAQIVEIARREEGDGNGENRETSTEMEVEAAMQWNAGYQEHSSFFTNNIPQNHGGTHQEGFRTALTRTLNTYLEQHGGKRAKDLTLRGEDVREGLTAVVSVKMRDPKFSSQTKERLVSSEAKTAVERSVAEALREFLLENPKQARSITEKIVDAATAREAARKARDIARKKSDVGGLPGKLADCQEKDASKREIFLVEGDSAGGSAKQARDRRTQAVLPLRGKILNVEKARQDKMFSSDEVATLIAALGCGVGRDEENFDAEKLRYERVIIMTDADVDGSHIRTLLLTFFFRYMPALIERGHVYIAQPPLYKVTRGRKEQYLKDDDELREWTLEAALKDASLLAAGRNAPVHAEELRQLAQRCLQARSSLEGFRGKADERVLACLIELPPVDHERLDDSRYMADWGTQFEAALAKHDAQAAWKVSVQANGRTPAAFSVVRTENGVDEESALEFSLFDTAEYQSVRGLAAELSKLMAGGAAARRASSSREVGLFGQALDWFMDQGRRGVTLQRYKGLGEMNAAQLWETTVNPETRRLVRVEVASEFETSATSKLFATLMGEKVEPRRAFIEDNALNVVNLDI; this comes from the coding sequence ATGCCCACGGGGCAAGCCCAGGGGGATGCTTCCGAATCGTACGGCGCGGACCAGATCGAAGTCCTGGAGGACCGGGAGTCGGTGCGCAAGTTGCCCGGGATGTATATCGGGGACACGGACGACGGCACCGGCCTGCATCACCTGATTTACGAGGTTGTCGATAACTCCGTAGACGAAGCCCTGGCCGGTTACTGCAGCAGGATCACCGTTCGCCTGCTTGCGGATGGCGGAGCGGAGATCAGCGACGACGGCCGGGGAATTCCCGTGGACAAGCATGCCAAGACCGGCCGCTCCGCAGCGGAATTGATCATGACGACGCTTCACGCAGGCGGTAAATTCGATGAAAGCGTGTACAAGGTGTCGGGCGGCCTGCACGGAGTGGGCGTATCGGTCGTGAATTTTCTTTCCGCAAATCTGGAGCTCGTGGTCCACCGAGGTGGCCGGCAATACCGTCAGAGCTATTCGACCGGTATTCCGGACGGCGCGCTGGAGGACGTCGGTGAGAGCGATCGGAGCGGCACCGTCATCCGCTTCCGTCCGGATCCGCAGGTTTTCGCCAGCCTGGAATTTGACGCCGGCACCCTGACCGGGAGGTTGAGGGAACTTGCCTTTCTGAACAGCGGCATCACGATCGAGTTCGCGGACGAGCGCGAGGGCGGAGAGCAGCGGACTTTCCATGCGGAAGGAGGAATCCGCGAATTCGTGCAATGGCTGAATCAATCCCGCGAACCCTTGCATGCGCAGGTGTTTCACGTGAAACGTGCGCAGATCGTGGAAATCGCGCGCCGCGAGGAAGGCGACGGCAACGGCGAGAACAGGGAGACTTCCACGGAGATGGAGGTCGAGGCGGCGATGCAATGGAACGCGGGATACCAGGAGCACAGTTCGTTCTTCACCAATAACATTCCCCAGAACCATGGCGGGACGCACCAGGAGGGCTTTCGCACGGCCCTAACCCGAACGCTCAACACGTATCTCGAGCAGCATGGCGGAAAAAGGGCCAAGGACCTTACGCTTCGGGGCGAGGATGTGCGCGAAGGTTTGACCGCCGTCGTTTCGGTAAAGATGCGGGATCCCAAGTTTTCCTCCCAGACCAAGGAAAGGCTGGTGTCATCGGAAGCCAAGACCGCGGTCGAGCGGTCCGTGGCCGAAGCCTTGCGAGAGTTCCTGCTTGAGAATCCCAAGCAGGCCCGGTCGATTACGGAGAAGATTGTCGACGCGGCGACGGCGCGCGAGGCCGCCCGGAAGGCCCGCGACATTGCCCGAAAGAAGAGCGACGTGGGCGGCCTGCCCGGAAAATTGGCCGATTGCCAGGAGAAGGACGCGAGCAAGCGCGAGATCTTCCTGGTCGAGGGCGATTCTGCCGGGGGCTCCGCCAAGCAGGCGCGCGACCGGCGCACTCAGGCGGTGTTGCCGTTGCGGGGAAAGATCCTCAACGTGGAAAAGGCGCGCCAGGACAAGATGTTTTCCTCCGACGAGGTGGCCACGCTGATCGCGGCGCTGGGATGCGGGGTTGGCCGCGATGAGGAGAACTTCGACGCGGAGAAACTGCGCTATGAACGAGTCATCATCATGACCGACGCGGACGTGGACGGTTCGCACATACGCACGCTGCTGCTGACTTTCTTTTTCCGCTACATGCCCGCCTTGATCGAACGCGGACACGTCTATATCGCCCAGCCGCCGCTCTACAAGGTAACGCGCGGGCGGAAGGAGCAGTACCTGAAGGACGATGACGAATTGCGCGAATGGACGCTGGAAGCGGCATTGAAGGACGCAAGCCTGCTTGCGGCCGGTCGCAATGCGCCCGTGCACGCGGAGGAATTGCGGCAACTGGCGCAGCGGTGCCTGCAGGCGCGAAGCTCCCTGGAAGGGTTTCGCGGAAAGGCCGACGAGCGAGTCCTGGCCTGCCTTATCGAGTTGCCGCCGGTCGACCACGAGCGCCTGGACGACTCGCGCTACATGGCCGACTGGGGTACGCAGTTCGAGGCAGCCTTGGCGAAGCACGATGCGCAGGCAGCCTGGAAGGTCTCGGTACAGGCCAACGGACGGACACCGGCCGCATTCTCCGTGGTGAGGACCGAAAATGGCGTGGACGAAGAGAGCGCGCTTGAGTTTTCGCTGTTCGACACCGCCGAATACCAGTCCGTAAGAGGCCTGGCGGCCGAACTGAGCAAGCTGATGGCGGGCGGCGCCGCCGCGCGCCGCGCTTCTTCAAGTCGGGAGGTGGGACTGTTCGGGCAGGCGCTGGACTGGTTCATGGACCAGGGCCGCCGGGGCGTTACGCTGCAAAGATACAAGGGCCTGGGCGAAATGAACGCGGCGCAGTTGTGGGAGACCACGGTGAATCCGGAGACCCGCCGGCTGGTGCGGGTGGAAGTGGCCAGCGAATTCGAGACCAGCGCCACCAGTAAGCTGTTTGCAACGCTGATGGGCGAGAAAGTCGAACCCCGGCGTGCATTCATAGAAGACAACGCGCTGAACGTCGTCAATCTGGATATATAG
- the gmhB gene encoding D-glycero-beta-D-manno-heptose 1,7-bisphosphate 7-phosphatase — protein sequence MRHRLVILDRDGVINEERLDYIRTVDQWRPLPGSLEAIASLCRAGLAVAVATNQSGVGRGYLTAGELEAIHARMEAAVCEAGGGLAGVFHCPHTPADRCRCRKPLPGLLERIESDVGLPVAGEYMVGDSMRDLEAASAAGARPALVRTGFGAATEQRLPPGGAVPVFDDLAEFTGWLLRSVE from the coding sequence ATGCGTCACCGGCTGGTAATCCTCGACCGCGACGGGGTGATCAACGAAGAGCGCCTGGACTACATACGCACGGTCGACCAATGGCGTCCGCTGCCGGGCAGCCTTGAAGCGATCGCCAGCCTGTGTCGTGCGGGACTTGCCGTGGCCGTGGCCACCAACCAGTCGGGCGTCGGCCGAGGATACCTGACCGCCGGCGAACTCGAAGCCATTCACGCCCGGATGGAAGCCGCGGTTTGCGAGGCCGGCGGCGGGCTGGCCGGAGTATTCCATTGCCCGCACACGCCGGCCGACCGCTGCCGCTGCCGCAAGCCGCTCCCGGGCCTGCTGGAACGGATCGAGTCCGACGTGGGACTGCCCGTTGCCGGTGAGTACATGGTGGGCGATTCGATGCGCGACCTTGAAGCCGCCTCCGCGGCTGGCGCCCGGCCGGCGTTGGTGCGCACCGGCTTCGGGGCGGCCACCGAGCAGCGGCTGCCTCCCGGAGGCGCGGTTCCGGTATTCGACGACCTGGCGGAATTTACCGGGTGGCTCCTTCGGTCCGTGGAATGA
- a CDS encoding acetyl-CoA acetyltransferase yields MTGICDKVAIVGMGCSRFGERWDCDAEDLMLEAFREASADAGVEAGDLDAAWFGCYFDDASVGKSALPLANALRLKNIPVTRVENMCATGTEALRGAVYAVAAGACDIALALGVEKLKDTGYGGLPVGTPGTFTEQWRPNTSSPGSFAQLASAYRAEHRVKGEDLKRAMAHVSWKSHRNGAINPKAHLRRAVDLDTIIGAPMVAEPLGLFDCCGVSDGAACAIVTRPEIARELGRTEIVTVKALQLAVSNGSEAGHGGWNGSYIHCGRLAGQRALEEAGVRSAPDEIDLMEVHDCFSITELVTMEDLGFAEEGQGWRTVLDGAFDRDGATPCQIDGGLKCFGHPIGASGLRMAYEVYLQLLGRAGDRQLPSPTLGLTHNLGGEPARCVVSVAVFGRSD; encoded by the coding sequence ATGACGGGCATATGCGACAAGGTGGCGATCGTGGGCATGGGCTGCTCGCGATTCGGCGAGCGCTGGGATTGCGACGCCGAGGACCTGATGCTGGAAGCGTTCCGGGAGGCCTCGGCGGACGCCGGCGTGGAGGCAGGTGACCTTGACGCCGCCTGGTTCGGTTGCTATTTCGACGACGCCAGCGTGGGCAAGTCGGCCCTGCCGCTGGCCAACGCCCTGAGACTGAAGAACATTCCGGTCACCCGGGTGGAAAACATGTGCGCCACGGGCACCGAGGCGCTGCGGGGCGCGGTCTACGCGGTTGCCGCGGGAGCCTGCGACATCGCCCTGGCCCTGGGTGTGGAAAAACTCAAGGACACCGGCTACGGCGGCCTGCCGGTCGGCACGCCTGGCACCTTTACCGAGCAATGGCGCCCCAACACCAGCTCGCCCGGCTCCTTCGCCCAACTGGCCTCGGCCTACCGGGCCGAACACCGGGTGAAGGGCGAGGACCTGAAGCGCGCGATGGCGCACGTGTCCTGGAAGAGTCACCGGAACGGCGCCATCAATCCCAAGGCGCACCTGCGCCGGGCGGTCGATCTCGACACCATCATCGGCGCCCCCATGGTGGCGGAGCCGCTGGGACTGTTCGATTGCTGCGGCGTCAGCGACGGCGCCGCCTGCGCGATCGTCACGCGTCCCGAAATCGCCCGCGAACTGGGCAGGACCGAGATCGTCACGGTCAAGGCCCTGCAGCTTGCGGTGAGCAATGGCTCGGAGGCGGGCCATGGAGGATGGAACGGAAGCTACATCCACTGCGGCCGCCTGGCCGGACAGCGGGCGCTGGAGGAAGCCGGCGTGCGCAGCGCCCCTGACGAGATCGACCTCATGGAGGTCCACGACTGTTTTTCGATTACCGAACTGGTCACGATGGAAGATCTGGGCTTCGCCGAAGAGGGCCAGGGTTGGCGGACCGTCCTCGACGGCGCCTTCGATCGCGATGGCGCCACTCCGTGCCAGATCGACGGGGGGCTGAAGTGCTTCGGGCACCCGATCGGCGCATCGGGACTGCGCATGGCCTACGAGGTGTATCTGCAACTTCTGGGCCGCGCCGGCGACCGGCAACTGCCGTCGCCCACCCTGGGCCTGACCCACAACCTGGGTGGCGAGCCGGCCCGCTGCGTGGTGAGCGTGGCGGTCTTCGGACGAAGCGATTAG
- the glyQ gene encoding glycine--tRNA ligase subunit alpha, translated as MPPKRPADFQTLIQKLEAYWARRGCVIMQPLDQPVGAGTFHPATFLRALGPEPWNSAYVQPSRRPTDGRYGDNPFRLQHYYQYQVVMKPSPEKFQDWYLESLSHLGIDLNTEDVRFVEDNWESPTLGAWGLGWEVWLNGMEVTQFTYFQQAGGLDCRPVTGEITYGLERLAMYLQGVDSVFDLLWSARGRKVLYRDVYHQNEVEMSKFNFELADIDLLFGRFESCERECARLTAERLPLAAYEQVLEASHTFNLLDARRAISTSERQRYILRVRDMAGAVAQGYVASRETLGFPLIGSGE; from the coding sequence GTGCCGCCGAAGCGGCCGGCAGATTTCCAGACGCTGATCCAGAAACTGGAGGCGTACTGGGCCAGGCGCGGCTGCGTCATCATGCAGCCGCTCGACCAACCGGTGGGCGCCGGCACATTCCACCCGGCCACTTTCCTGCGAGCGCTCGGCCCGGAGCCCTGGAACAGCGCCTACGTGCAGCCCAGCCGGCGGCCGACCGACGGCCGATACGGGGACAACCCCTTCCGGCTGCAGCATTACTACCAGTACCAGGTTGTCATGAAGCCGTCTCCCGAGAAGTTTCAGGATTGGTACCTCGAATCCTTGAGCCACCTGGGCATCGACCTGAATACCGAGGACGTGCGCTTCGTGGAGGACAACTGGGAATCGCCGACGCTGGGCGCCTGGGGGCTGGGCTGGGAAGTCTGGCTGAACGGCATGGAGGTCACGCAGTTCACCTATTTCCAGCAGGCCGGCGGACTGGACTGCCGGCCGGTAACCGGCGAGATCACCTATGGACTGGAGCGCCTGGCCATGTATCTGCAGGGCGTGGACAGCGTCTTCGACCTCTTGTGGTCGGCCCGTGGGCGGAAAGTGCTGTACCGGGACGTCTATCACCAGAACGAGGTGGAGATGTCGAAGTTCAATTTCGAACTGGCCGATATCGACCTGCTCTTCGGGCGCTTCGAGAGCTGCGAGCGCGAGTGCGCGCGGCTGACCGCCGAACGGCTTCCGCTCGCCGCCTACGAACAGGTGCTGGAGGCTTCACACACCTTCAATCTTCTCGATGCGCGACGCGCCATATCCACGAGCGAGCGGCAACGCTACATCCTCAGGGTCCGGGATATGGCCGGTGCGGTCGCGCAAGGCTACGTCGCCTCTCGGGAAACCTTGGGCTTCCCCTTGATTGGGTCCGGGGAGTAG
- a CDS encoding nuclear transport factor 2 family protein — translation MNRRAGQHEIWNLIQGVFDSFAGRDVQGMEDLLHDDCTLWDLFEPELIEGKEEREAFHERDKTQSMARGGLSIVIDPLKLDVYDDVAVARYWLEFTYEPPNATSGRVRITDVLVRTPNGWRIVHHHEGMAPSGVPPITE, via the coding sequence ATGAACAGGCGAGCGGGACAGCATGAGATCTGGAACCTGATCCAGGGGGTATTCGACTCCTTTGCCGGGCGCGACGTACAGGGCATGGAAGACTTGCTGCACGACGATTGCACGCTCTGGGACCTGTTCGAGCCCGAGTTGATCGAGGGCAAGGAAGAGCGCGAAGCCTTTCATGAGCGCGACAAGACGCAGTCGATGGCGCGAGGCGGCCTGAGCATCGTCATCGATCCCCTGAAGCTGGACGTATACGACGACGTCGCCGTCGCGCGCTACTGGCTGGAATTCACATACGAGCCGCCCAACGCGACTTCAGGACGGGTTCGCATAACCGACGTGCTTGTGCGCACGCCGAACGGCTGGCGCATCGTGCATCACCACGAGGGAATGGCGCCCTCCGGCGTCCCCCCGATCACCGAGTAG
- a CDS encoding glycine--tRNA ligase subunit beta, translated as MTARSDFLLEIGVEELPPKALRGLDRALRSEIRKGLEESGLEFDRVDSFATPRRLAVVARELAARQPARAVEKRGPPLTGARDPGGDWSRAAKGFAESCGCRPEDLETLRTDKGEWLLYRGRRAGEPAASLLPGIAARALKRLPVGRAMRWGSGDEEFVRPVHWVVMLHGKRVVPGQLLGRRSGRRSSGHRFMGRKRLSLPSATDYAAVLRDQGKVIAGFAQRRDAIVRLAEEEAARLGGALVSSAELLDEIAGLVEWPVALTGRFEERFLNLPDEVIVASLQEHLRFFPVRDDSGALAAGFVLISNLESRDPAAVSAGAERVVRARLKDADFFFERDCSEPLAGRIEGLDRVRYQQGLGSLGDRTGRLVKLAAELAADTGAEVATAQRGALLCKADLLTGMVGEFPGLQGVMGEHYARHDGEDEDIFSAIGEHYAPRHARDAIPVSPGGRALALADRLDMLAGLFAIGRRPKGASDPFGLRRAALATLRICIEGGIDLNLPARLGEALALQPAGSEAPKGLVDELYGFVMERLRAWYLDGLHPEADTVEVSAELFAAVRARSPASPLDFHRRLLALQAFLARPAAADLSSANKRIANILRSASGAGSGGVDASLLREPEEQTLRASFLLLLPQYRQRLDDFDYAGALELLASLRGPLAAFFDKVMVMSEDDALRANRLALLAGIRETLLQLADFSHLPGRS; from the coding sequence GTGACCGCGCGGTCCGACTTTCTGCTGGAGATTGGCGTAGAGGAACTGCCGCCCAAGGCCCTGCGCGGGCTGGACAGGGCCTTGCGCAGTGAAATTCGAAAGGGCCTGGAGGAGTCCGGTCTCGAGTTCGATAGAGTGGATTCGTTCGCCACGCCGCGCAGGCTGGCGGTCGTGGCGCGGGAGCTTGCGGCGCGCCAACCGGCACGGGCCGTGGAGAAGCGCGGACCGCCGCTGACCGGGGCGCGCGACCCCGGCGGTGACTGGAGCCGGGCCGCAAAGGGCTTTGCCGAATCCTGCGGCTGCCGCCCGGAGGACCTCGAGACACTGCGCACCGACAAGGGCGAGTGGCTCTTGTATCGCGGGCGCCGGGCCGGCGAGCCGGCCGCGTCGCTGCTGCCCGGAATCGCCGCGCGCGCCCTGAAACGGCTGCCGGTGGGCAGGGCCATGCGCTGGGGGTCCGGAGACGAAGAGTTCGTTCGGCCGGTGCACTGGGTCGTCATGCTGCACGGCAAGCGGGTCGTTCCGGGCCAGCTGCTCGGCCGGCGCAGCGGCCGGCGCAGCAGCGGCCATCGCTTCATGGGGCGGAAGCGGCTGAGCCTGCCGTCGGCGACTGACTACGCCGCCGTGCTGCGCGACCAGGGCAAGGTGATCGCAGGCTTCGCCCAACGCCGGGACGCGATAGTGCGTCTGGCCGAGGAAGAAGCCGCCCGGCTCGGCGGGGCGCTGGTGAGCAGCGCGGAACTGCTGGACGAAATCGCCGGCCTGGTGGAATGGCCGGTGGCCCTGACCGGCCGTTTCGAGGAGCGCTTCCTGAATCTCCCCGACGAAGTGATCGTGGCTTCCCTGCAGGAGCACTTGCGCTTCTTTCCCGTGCGCGACGATTCCGGCGCATTGGCAGCGGGCTTCGTGCTCATCAGTAATCTGGAGAGCCGCGATCCTGCGGCGGTCAGCGCGGGCGCGGAGCGCGTGGTCCGGGCGCGCCTGAAGGACGCCGATTTCTTTTTCGAACGAGACTGCTCCGAACCGCTGGCCGGGCGGATCGAAGGCCTGGACAGGGTCCGCTACCAGCAGGGCCTGGGTTCGCTGGGCGACCGGACCGGGAGGCTGGTGAAGCTGGCGGCGGAGCTGGCCGCCGATACCGGCGCGGAAGTCGCCACTGCCCAGCGGGGGGCGCTGTTGTGCAAGGCGGACCTTCTGACCGGGATGGTGGGCGAGTTTCCCGGCCTGCAGGGTGTCATGGGCGAGCACTACGCCCGTCACGACGGCGAAGACGAGGACATATTCAGCGCCATCGGCGAACACTACGCGCCGCGCCATGCCCGTGACGCCATTCCGGTCAGCCCGGGCGGGAGGGCGCTGGCGCTGGCCGACCGGCTGGACATGCTGGCCGGGCTTTTCGCTATCGGCCGACGCCCGAAGGGGGCAAGCGATCCTTTCGGTCTGCGACGCGCCGCCCTGGCGACGCTTCGAATCTGCATCGAGGGTGGGATCGACCTGAACCTGCCGGCGCGGCTCGGCGAGGCCCTGGCCTTACAGCCGGCCGGGAGCGAGGCCCCCAAGGGTCTGGTCGATGAACTCTACGGCTTTGTCATGGAGCGTCTGCGGGCCTGGTATCTCGACGGATTGCACCCCGAGGCCGATACCGTCGAAGTAAGCGCCGAACTGTTTGCGGCAGTTCGAGCCCGGTCACCGGCTTCGCCGCTGGATTTCCACCGCCGCCTGCTGGCGCTGCAGGCGTTTCTCGCGAGGCCGGCGGCCGCCGACCTGTCGTCCGCCAACAAGCGGATCGCGAATATCCTTCGCTCCGCCTCCGGCGCCGGCTCCGGAGGCGTCGACGCCTCGCTGCTGCGCGAACCGGAAGAACAGACGCTGCGTGCTTCGTTCCTGCTGCTGCTGCCTCAGTACCGGCAGCGGCTGGACGACTTCGATTACGCCGGGGCGCTGGAACTGCTGGCCTCCTTGCGGGGACCGCTGGCTGCCTTCTTCGACAAGGTCATGGTGATGAGCGAGGATGACGCATTGAGGGCCAACCGTCTTGCCCTGCTGGCCGGCATCCGCGAGACACTGCTGCAGCTCGCCGATTTCTCGCATCTTCCCGGCCGAAGCTAG
- the glnA gene encoding type I glutamate--ammonia ligase — protein MKPSDVLKLIEEKGVRFIDLRFTDTRGKEQHVSVPASVVNEEFFVSGKMFDGSSIAGWRGIDESDMVLIPEAATAVVDVFAEDTTLLLRCDVYEPVTMQAYARCPRLTAKRAIEYLRSTGIGDDANFGPENEFFIFDDVRYGSSLESASYYVDSIEGSWNSTREFEEGNYGHRPGVKGGYFPVPPVDSLQDIRSTICLALEDLGLPVEVHHHEVATAGQGEIGVRFNSLVTKADQVQILKYAVMNTAHQFGKTATFMPKPLVGDNGNGMHVHQSVVKDGNNVFTGDGYGGLSEAGMYYIGGILKHARALNAFTNPATNSYKRLVKGFEAPTLLAYSARNRSAAVRIPFVADSRARRVEVRFPDSMANPYLAFAAMLMAGIDGIQNKIHPGDPVDKDLYDLPPEEEAGLPTVAFSLEEALDALRADNDFLKAGDVFTDDLLEGYMELKDEECTRLRATTHPVEFEMYYSL, from the coding sequence ATGAAACCATCCGATGTTCTTAAATTGATAGAAGAAAAGGGCGTGAGGTTTATCGACCTCCGCTTTACCGACACACGCGGCAAGGAGCAGCACGTCAGCGTGCCCGCGAGCGTCGTCAATGAGGAGTTCTTTGTTTCAGGGAAGATGTTCGACGGGTCTTCCATCGCCGGGTGGCGGGGAATCGACGAGTCCGACATGGTCCTGATACCCGAGGCGGCAACGGCCGTCGTCGACGTATTCGCCGAGGACACCACGCTGCTGCTGCGCTGCGACGTATACGAACCGGTCACCATGCAGGCCTACGCGCGCTGTCCGCGGCTGACCGCGAAGCGGGCGATCGAATACCTACGCTCCACCGGCATAGGCGACGATGCCAATTTCGGGCCGGAGAACGAGTTCTTCATCTTCGACGACGTGCGCTACGGCAGTTCGCTGGAAAGCGCCTCGTATTACGTGGACTCGATCGAGGGAAGCTGGAATTCCACGCGCGAATTCGAGGAAGGCAATTACGGCCACCGGCCGGGCGTGAAAGGCGGTTATTTCCCGGTGCCCCCGGTGGATTCGCTGCAGGACATCCGCTCCACCATCTGCCTGGCGCTCGAGGACCTGGGCCTGCCCGTGGAAGTGCATCACCACGAAGTGGCCACGGCCGGCCAGGGCGAGATCGGGGTGCGTTTCAACAGCCTCGTGACCAAGGCCGACCAGGTGCAGATTCTGAAGTACGCAGTCATGAACACGGCCCATCAGTTCGGCAAGACGGCCACTTTCATGCCCAAGCCGCTGGTCGGCGACAACGGGAACGGCATGCACGTTCACCAGTCGGTCGTCAAGGACGGCAACAACGTCTTTACGGGCGACGGCTACGGCGGGCTGTCCGAGGCCGGCATGTATTACATCGGCGGGATCCTCAAGCATGCGCGCGCGCTGAACGCTTTCACCAACCCGGCCACCAACAGCTACAAGCGGCTGGTGAAGGGCTTCGAAGCACCGACGCTGCTGGCCTACTCGGCACGCAACCGCTCGGCCGCGGTGCGTATCCCATTTGTGGCCGATTCCCGGGCGCGCCGGGTTGAAGTGCGGTTCCCGGACAGCATGGCCAACCCGTACCTCGCGTTCGCGGCCATGCTGATGGCGGGCATCGACGGCATTCAGAACAAGATTCATCCGGGCGACCCGGTGGACAAGGACTTGTACGACCTGCCCCCCGAGGAAGAGGCGGGGCTGCCGACCGTGGCGTTTTCGCTGGAGGAGGCGCTCGACGCACTGCGCGCCGACAACGATTTCCTCAAGGCCGGCGACGTCTTTACGGACGACCTGCTGGAAGGCTATATGGAACTCAAGGACGAGGAGTGCACCCGCTTGCGGGCCACCACCCATCCGGTCGAGTTCGAGATGTACTACAGCCTGTAG
- a CDS encoding DUF1838 domain-containing protein, which yields MNHDNSTAPCALSRRAMIGGLGGLGLASALSIEAGADDGGGFFPAADDREGWLKAWLRVQASLGEQDSPWWYMGRIYAQVGEERPNHILNLEGTEIYWPRPLGNGEYSISSRTLTFFKDPATDEMLDEFTNPYTGQTIEVSPNILGGPDGARYTKEGMIFAEHIDPSGELRRWNWDWKASGPHVWLMASRGMTHAPQPWLEAMTMFCRREDFADPGIESLRSSFSSTYFSPWLRWMGMQDQPGHLIWHSSGCKLNSVDEVSEAYRERADRLFPGQLTANPASFG from the coding sequence ATGAATCACGACAATTCAACTGCGCCCTGCGCCCTGTCCCGGCGCGCAATGATCGGAGGGCTGGGAGGGCTTGGCCTGGCCAGCGCGCTGAGCATCGAGGCGGGCGCTGACGACGGGGGCGGATTTTTCCCCGCGGCCGACGACAGGGAGGGCTGGCTGAAGGCTTGGTTGCGCGTTCAGGCGAGCCTCGGGGAGCAGGACTCGCCCTGGTGGTACATGGGACGGATTTACGCCCAGGTGGGCGAGGAACGCCCCAACCACATCCTGAACCTGGAGGGCACGGAAATCTACTGGCCCCGTCCGCTCGGCAACGGCGAGTATTCGATCAGCAGCCGCACCCTGACTTTCTTCAAGGACCCCGCCACCGACGAAATGCTCGACGAGTTCACGAACCCGTATACCGGCCAGACAATTGAAGTCAGCCCCAACATCCTGGGCGGTCCCGACGGCGCCCGCTACACGAAGGAGGGAATGATCTTCGCTGAGCATATCGATCCCTCCGGCGAACTTCGGCGCTGGAACTGGGACTGGAAGGCATCCGGCCCGCACGTATGGCTCATGGCGAGCCGGGGAATGACGCATGCGCCGCAACCATGGCTGGAGGCGATGACCATGTTCTGCCGCAGGGAGGACTTCGCCGATCCCGGCATCGAGAGCCTGCGCAGCAGTTTTTCCTCGACCTACTTTTCGCCCTGGCTCCGCTGGATGGGCATGCAGGACCAGCCCGGCCACCTCATATGGCATTCGTCCGGCTGCAAGCTGAATTCGGTGGACGAGGTGTCCGAAGCCTATCGCGAGCGCGCCGACCGGCTGTTCCCGGGACAATTGACGGCCAACCCCGCTTCCTTCGGCTAG
- a CDS encoding 1-acyl-sn-glycerol-3-phosphate acyltransferase, translating into MKRLSGLLFTALLVANTVAGSLWAVVLWPLPHRVRYFFAVRCWALANLWLLRVLCGVSWEASGRENLPTGPCVVLMKHSSAFDTIVQTLLFPRQTWMLKRELMFVPIFGWGLASMRAIGVDRARGAKGIRSVVRQGQGRIRDEGLWVIVFPEGTRVAPGEVGHYAPGGAMIASAAGCPVVPVAHNAGDHWPRRTATKQPGAIRIVIGRPLATTGAGARKITEEAKSWIESEVRQIRSDKIR; encoded by the coding sequence ATGAAACGGCTTTCCGGCCTGCTTTTCACCGCACTGCTGGTCGCCAACACCGTTGCCGGCAGCCTATGGGCGGTCGTTCTGTGGCCGCTGCCCCACCGCGTACGCTACTTCTTCGCGGTGCGTTGCTGGGCCCTGGCGAACCTGTGGTTGCTGCGGGTCCTGTGCGGCGTTTCCTGGGAGGCAAGCGGACGGGAAAACCTGCCGACCGGCCCGTGCGTCGTGCTGATGAAACACTCGTCGGCTTTCGACACGATCGTCCAGACGCTGCTGTTCCCCCGGCAAACCTGGATGCTGAAGCGGGAACTTATGTTCGTGCCGATTTTCGGCTGGGGACTGGCGAGCATGCGCGCCATCGGCGTCGATCGGGCCAGGGGGGCGAAGGGCATTCGCTCGGTCGTGCGCCAGGGCCAGGGGCGAATCAGGGACGAGGGCCTGTGGGTCATCGTGTTTCCCGAAGGAACCCGGGTGGCCCCGGGAGAGGTGGGTCATTACGCGCCCGGCGGCGCCATGATCGCTTCGGCCGCCGGTTGTCCCGTGGTTCCGGTAGCCCATAACGCGGGCGACCATTGGCCCCGGCGCACCGCAACCAAGCAACCCGGCGCCATACGCATCGTTATCGGGCGCCCCTTGGCCACCACCGGCGCCGGGGCCCGAAAAATTACCGAGGAAGCGAAGAGCTGGATCGAATCCGAAGTAAGACAGATAAGATCAGATAAGATCAGATAA